Part of the Vigna unguiculata cultivar IT97K-499-35 chromosome 3, ASM411807v1, whole genome shotgun sequence genome, TTTGCCGCAGGTTCTGGCCACGTGAATCCATCAAGAGCAAATGAACCTGGGTTAGTTTATGATATCACGCCTGATGATTATATACCTTACCTATGTGGTTTAGGCTACGGCGATACAGAGGTTGGGATCATTGCACACAGAACAGTTAAGTGCTCTGAGACTTCAAGCATTCCTGAAGGACAGCTCAACTATCCTTCGTTTTCTGTTTCGCTTGGTTCCCCAAAAACATTCACAAGGACTGTGACAAATGTGGGTGAGGCCAACTCATCCTATGAGGTCACTGTTAAGCCCCCAGAAAGGGTTAATGTGAAGGTCCAGCCAAATAAACTTTACTTTTCAGAAGCAAACCAGAAACAGACATATTCAGTGTCATTCAGCCGTATAGATTCGGGTAATGAAACTGTTCAATATGCTGAAGGGTTTTTAAAATGGGTGTCTTACAATCACACTGTAAGGAGCCCTATCTTGGTCAACTTTGTATAAGACAACAACGTTAGCAGGCACCAACAGTACTACAATGGAACCAGTGTAATGTTCCAACAATAAGCTTCAACTTGTATTAAGTGGCAAACCTAAATCATACGAcagtcctttttttttctagttttgttCCATGTATGCATTGTGAAATTTAAAACTGAATCACCAAAAGATTTTCAAATCTTCCCTTCATGTTCAGTCACTAGTGTGcaaaaatgaaatagaaaagtaACATctctttttatgtaaaattcgTCAGCCAACCAAACAatgaacaactttttttttttgtttaggaATCAATAACTAACATGGAGAGCATGGTGTAAAATAACCATGCTTAATAGAAAATCCGGACAGGTGCCCGATTTTTCTTTCAACTGAAACTTCGGAAACGAACTAATTGATCAATTTGTGTAAACCATTAATTATAAAGATGTTTATAATCTCATGTTAGGTACTAACTACTTACACAtagtttttctttgaaattcCAATCAGTATCTGAGTTAGTATTATGGACTtctgaattaaaagaaaatcagTACAAGAAAAGATAAAGGGCACAACCCTCCCCCAATCAGAGTAAAGTACTCTAGACTCCAATTACCAAGACATTCTCCACATGACCCTACATTATTCTCTCCCGTCCTATATATGACAGAATCAGTTATCCTTTCTCTGTTCACAACTAACTCTGCTTCCTTCCCCATTTCATGCCTGTGTTACTTTAAGGTTGACCCTGGATGTTGGGCCTACGGGGTATAGACCTTAAGAGGCCACTCCATTGTGTCCAGTTTACTAACAGATTTCAAGCACAGATTGATCAACTCCATCAACACTTTAGCAATTGGCCACTATACAAAAGATTATACAGATACGTGATTTATATTCTGTACTATACACATAAAtgctttaaaaaagaaaaccaaaaattaaagatatattcatgattaacaaacaaaattcaaaGTCAAACACAGATTCACCATCAATTTAAGACATGATTACCAATGAGAGCATCGGAGGTCTTGAACAAAAATAGCAAGATGACgaaattttcagaaaaaacAGAGCGGCAGCAAAACTATTATTGAAATGTGGAACTATGAATTGTAAGAACTCGCTACTTAACCTTAACCTTGCAAAAATGTTTCGAACAAGTTATGCATTAGTGGCAGCTAATCATAAGTAACCGAAGGCAACTTCACCTCCTatttgaaatgcaaaatcagAGGTTAAAGGTTTAAAGAGACAACAAAATGAATCCCCAAAAAGAagatagaaacaaaaataaaatctggCTGTGCAGGCAACTGTGTTTGAACTAGAAGACAATCAgattcaacaatattttagaaaaacagAAGAGCCAGAACATGGTTAGCATAGAAGATAAGACGACAACAGGAAACGAAAATGTTGAAAGGCAAAAGAAAGGCTACAAAGGGGTGAGCTTTGCCATAAAATAGGTAGGTCAAGCAAAATTGGGGTGAGTTGGCTACAATATGAAGGGGGTGAGTTGTGCCCTGTCCATTGTGATTTGGCCAACAATAAGCTGTCAACGCAGAGACTATTTGCATCTTTACACAGAAAAATGTGACACTACGAGAGCAATATCAGAACTATTCGCTACTATATTGATAACTAACCATGTAGTTGGCAAAATCCCTGATCAAATGAATAGAAAGAATGTTTTAGAAAAATGTACAAGATATTGATACCAGTTAGTGGTTAGAACACCTCAATAAAAGAGGAACATGGGACtagtgaaaaataaatagaaaccACAAAGGAAACGCATTATTTCTATGCCTTAAGAATCtccaacaaaaacaacaaaatgatgaaaaatgcaTACAAACTGCAAACTATTGATTAAAGAGCACCTATTTTGGTCAATAGACTTTAATAAAATTCATTGTGAAGGTCCAGCATTCATGTCAGAATAACTTGGTAGCAGTTCCTACTAAAAATTACAGGTAATAGTTTGACCTTAAGACTATCAGAAAAAATAGTGCATCCAATATTTGATTGGGATGTAAAGAGACCTACCTCCAGATTGACTCTTGTTTTTCGCTGGTTAATCATAATCAAAAACAGAAGTTTAACGACTGTAACATGGAACAACAGCAATGGCTGTGtaatacaagaaaaaatgaaacacCTTCCGAAACATCAACCAAAACCAGGAGGCACATCAGGGTCTTCATCACTGCATTCAGCAGGCGGTTTCTGCTCCACGTCCATTGAAAATCCAGGGGGAGCATTGCTATCAACATCATCTTCACCAAGAGTATCCTGTGAGGGATGGGAATCTTCCTTCCTTTCTACAGTTAATCCTTGCACCTGAACCTGCACCTTCCCTTTGTCCTGGTCCTCTTGATTGTTATTATTCACATGATTATGCACGAGAGTGAAACCTGGCGGCTCCTCGGGCTCATTTTCATGTAATGTATCATCAATCTCAGTAGCTGAAGCTGTTTCCCCCTGTCTCTGAATTGGCATCACATCAGATGTGGACAACATAACCTCATCTTTCCCTTTCGGGTTTGCCAGTTTATCATAGACAGATTGCACCGTCTCCATGATTTCGTTTTTCATGCCATCACCCGATCGAATTATTTGCCATAAACTATCAGATATCTGACCCATTACTTTATCACTGgttacaagaaagaaaaaaatcaaaataaacttccACACTGAGTACAAAGAGACACAACATGCCTTGAAAATAAAAAGCAATTTAGAACTACACAACAGCTATGGGAACTCACCCAACTTCTTCATATATAACATCAGAAAGTTGTCTAGGTTTCATATTTTCTGCTCCGGCACGATTGAGTGCCACTGATTGCTTCACAATTGAAGTAATATGTTGTCGTAACTCTTCCTGTCATCAATTGTTGAATTTAATATTACTGAGACGCAACCTTATGTTACTaacaattacaaattataatcaATCTGAATAGTTTAAAGTAAGTGGAAAGTAATGAGCAGTTATGTAAACTgtgattgattaattttgttccTTCCTTCAAATCATTTGATATAAACCCTaaaatgagaagaagaagaaaaattaagaaacagAAGGAGAGCATACGTTATCCTTGAGCTTACGAACGATCTTCAAACGAAGCCTGTCAAAGTCGCCATCGTCCTTCAGTTTTGTGATAACCTCTTCTTTGCCGACCACTTCTCCACTGTTTCCCATCTCACATTCCTCCTTCGGACGCTACCAACAGCTTTCTCCGTTCCCGTATGCACCCGCCAAATTTTATTTACACTTTCCCTTAAATAAgtttgattcaattttatttccggtattcaatatattttttttcaaattacttaataaattataaaatattgttaggCAAAACACCATTTTGGTaagtctgaaaaaaaaatacaaatataaataaattatatcatcCTAACTTTATTGAATGTTAACCgttgacaaaattttaattcagtACATTCTAAATTAAAGTCATGATgatataactttaatttaaaatatttaaactaaaattatgttatattgatatgattttaattttaaaatattttaaactaaaattatactACAATTGACACGATTTTTTCATAGAAAAGTCGtgccattttttaattttattttaaatctatcCATTTCGATAATTTTGCTAGAATAGTGCATTAGAATTGTGCTTTTTTGACTTTTTCGACAtctaatatttatgtttttaacactatattatatcatattttaacttACAGACATGTTTGACTCAAATaacttgaatataaaaatattatcaagtctttaaaataaaaaaaaaaatgttatttgttaaaggtttgaaatttatttagttCTTtcgttattataaattttgtatataataacCTTTTAGAATTAGGGATATTTGGCATTAAAAAGCTTCCTATACTGCATATTAAGCCACCACGTGTCATTAATATGTGTCATGTCAAATAGATACAATGGATAAAGTTTTGAACTTAGTGGTGTTTAAGAGCAAGCAAATTCTCAACTTGGTTGACAATGGTACGTATGTTTTCTTGTTATTGTTGTCTGTacttaatattatttacaaattgATACATATTTGACCCGTTTATAAGTCCAAAACCACTCATGGAATTTAATTTCAtccaattcaaaattaaaattattgatttttggATATAAGTCTAAATTATCTTCCCAATTCCATAAAAAGAGTGTTTATTTTACCTAAATACGCTAAAACTTATGTTCCCAACTCCAACTACAATTGACATTCAAGTATGCTGAAAAGAGTGTTTATTTTACGTAAAGAAAGATCATAATCCTTATAGTTGTCCAAATAGATAATGGAGGTGATAAATATTACAACATTGCAATTCCCTTcgatataaattaatttatattttattataatttatttgaatttgaattttctcttttaatttacatgataaaacaaatatacacacaaataaattaaatttaaattaataattcaaagaaaattattacCTAAATAATTGTACTCCATATAtagcattattttctattaaagtatgttttaaaatattatgcgctgtatatttttaacaaattaccataatttatttactcttttaaacTACATTAGGAAAATCCTCTTAAACATAATCAATCTAagcttaaattataaataaattaattaaaagtttatcaTCTTAAAAACAACTAATTACATCTTAAACAATAAATAcctaaacattatttaaaaatgaataaaactattataattaaaaaaataaattaatgaattacaattaactatataaaaaatttaatttattcattaactattaatttttacattattttatgttttaaaataggaCAATGATACTACGACTCCCATTATTTGACTCTCATCTTTTACTTTCTGATGTAGCTTagtatatttaattgattaatgtattattatattttcctttaaaagtttaaaagaatCGATGATCCATACTAAATCGAGTCAGAAAATTAAAGATGAGAGTCAAAAAATAAGAGTCAAAgtattattttcctttaaaataCTACGaacagttatatatataaaaattcaggactagaaaaaaaaaactaaaatcaccacctattttatattcaaaatgttTAGACAAAAACTCCTCTAAAGAATGGTAACAAAGAGTAATATTTTGTCCGCATGCTCACTAACCCTCTCACATAAGTATCTTCAAGTGTTCCCCAAAGCTAATTAATGTtcggaatccaagtgtgagtctaagtgtCTAAGTTTCAGAgtaaaatgagaaagttgagcactatataaagataaagactcataaacctattgtcttaaggttttgggttaagagtggCGTCAATCCCTCCTTATATGTGGGTTGGGCTCATGCTCAttagtgttgtatctccccagtgatcCTCTCTCGAAAAATCCAACAATAGTATCAGAGCCAGGTTCGTGTGGTGACCGGCTCAGACGAGAccctgtatcgaaagtctttcTGATAGTGAATTAGGTAAGTGAGTCTCATTAAGAAGAACAACTATATAGATAAAGGGATATTACTCTCCCTCGTGATATTCTTTCGAAAGACCCAACAATTAAGATGCCAACACTGATCAAATAACTCCttcaaattctaatttatttactcttttaaacTACATTAGGAAAATTCTCTTAAATCACATAATCAATCTAagcttaaattataaataaattaattaaaagtttatcaTCTTAAAAACAACTAATTACATCTTAAACAATAAATAcctaaacattatttaaaaatgaataaaactattataattataaaaaaataaattaataaattgcaattaactatataaaaaatttaatttattcattaactATTAATTTCtacattattttatgttttaaaatagaataatgatattatgactctcattatttaactttattttttaatttctgacGTGGTTTTGTATGATTATTTGATTAATGTATtactataattttctttaaaaattttaaaaaatcaatgatTTATACTGAAtcatatcaaaaaataaaagataaaaataaaaaaataagagtcaaaatataattttcttttaaaatattacgaacaattttatatataaaaattcagaagtaggaaaaaaaactaaaatcaccAACTATTTTATGTTCAAAGTGTTTAGACAAAAACTACTATAAAGAATGGTAACAAACACTAATATTTTGTCTGCATGATGCTCACTAAACCTCTCACCATAAGTACCTTCAAGTCTTCCCCAAAGCTAATTAAGATGCCAACACTTTTCAAATAACTCCTACAAATTCTAAGTTTGCTGTAGTTGTCTTATGATAGGTTGAAGATGACTATTCTTCCTTAtgaaatttctttatttttatccttCTAAGTAATGGATCAAGAAACTAAGAAAAACTCTAAATCACAGTCACATATCCAAGAACTTGATgctgtataatttttttaatttttttttttttaaaaaccaatGACACGATTGTTCCATTTGATGTGGGGCCCTCCTTGCCTACGTGAGGGAAAACCCGTGGCGATAGTAAAGCCAACGCAACACATGAGGGTGCCCACACCAGATTTTTAAGGAACACGTAATCAAAAGACATGTAAGAAACAAAGGTAGTAAGCGATATGATGAGGTTGTCTACAAGCGAAACAACGAATGAAGAGAAGGAAGCGGAATAAGCCGTTGCATTTCCCTCCACACGTTCCACTTACCTTATCTTCCACCTCTCTCCACTCTCCATAATCCTCCTTTCCCTCCAAAcaaaaccaccaccaccaccttcaACTTTCCCACTGCACTGTTTTCATTCACAGcgaccaccaccatcaccatgtTCACGGCTAGCAAACTAGCCTTCATTTTAACACTCCCTCGTCCGTGCTCTGCACCCTTCGCACCAATCCCTTCCTtgtctccttcttcttcttctccttctggTGTCCACCTCATTCACTTCAATGGACGCCACTCATGCCTCCGCCGCAGACTGTTTTTACTTTCTCCTAAGGCCACGGCAGATCAACAAGGTCTCCTCAATACATCATCTCTAAAAATCATGATTCTTTCTCATCTTCTGACAACACCTTCTCTCACTGCCCacttgttctttttcttttccaggCAAGGTTAGTGAATTTGAAGAGGATGGAAACATTGTTGATGGTAAAATCCTCCCTTATTGTAGCATAGacagaaaagagaagaaatcaATTGGTGAACTTGAGCAGGACTTTCTTCAGGCACTACAAGTATGGCCCCACAACTTCTAAGTTTGTTTGTTTCTGTCTTGTTGGTTATATGTTTTTCGTGTGATCGGCGATGATTGTACAGAAAACAGGGATTGACTTTTCGTGTAtgtgaattaaattttgtatttgttcTGCTTTCTCTATTCGACAGTCATTCTATTATGAGGGAAAGGCTATCATGTCTAATGAAGAATTTGATAATCTTAAGGAAGAGCTCATGTGGGAAGGGAGCAGCGTTGTCATGCTAAGTATGAGACAACTTCGATCACATTAGCAGAAGCTGCTGCTGTCATTGAATTTGTGTTTTTGAAGTGTCTTTGTTGGTTGATTGCAGGTTCCGACGAGCAAAAGTTCCTGGAAGCTTCTATGGCCTATGTGTCTGGAAACCCAATTATGACTGACAAAGAGTTTGATGAGTTGAAAATGAGGCTAAAGGtttgccatttttttttcatcgatCAAAATTTGAAAGTCTTATTGTAGCAGATGGTGCATCTATGAAAATGTGTAAAATCATCATCATCCCCCTGATAATTTAAggtaaaaagaagtaaaaaagtaTATCATCCAGGTCATATCAATGGTTAAGAACTTTGGGTTGATACTGTAACACAAATTCAAAAAAAGGGAGAACTAGTACAGCAGTTCATGAAACTTTGTCACATGGGTTTCATTTTGGAAAGTTTTCACATGAAATGAAATTGATCACGAAATTAGGGAATGCAATTGGAATTAGGTTAGTTGCTGAACGTATCTCCACCTTCTGGTTTTATTTACTGATCTCATAGTTGTTTTCCAGATAGAAGGGAGTGAAATTGTGGCTGAGGGTCCAAGGTGCAGTCTTCGTAGTAGAAAGGTATTCTTTGAATTCAGTTTTGCTAGTCGTCGGTTTTGTTTCTTATTTCATCACAAAGAGATCTGTTTTCAAATTCGAATATAAACTACTAAGATCTGTTGTATCACAAAAAGTAATGCCAAGTGATATTACATGTCAAATCAAATGCTTCTTAGTCATTAGAATTCAGATTTATGATTTGATCAAACCATTTGCGATTCATGAATACTTGGATCTGAgctttttcatctttattcttTACGTTACTAATTACAGTCCGTTTATAGGTTTACAGTGACCTATCGGTTGATTATTTAAAGATGCTCTTGCTGAACGTCCCAGCTACAGTGATTGCATTAGGACTGTGAGTACCAAAAATTTTACCGAAAATTCTTTACTAATTACAGTCCGTTTATAGGGTTCATGATGTATTTACCAAAAATTTTAGCTCAAGATGCTATCTACATTTGGTTTCTTTGATACACAAGACATATCCCGAAACTGAAACTTCTAAAATAAATGATATTAGGTTCTTCTTCCTTGATGATCTGACTGGATTTGAGATCACATATTTGCTAGAGGTATGTTCCCTTCATTTTTATCTTGCATCTTGTATTCCAAAACTTGTTGATCAATTTGACTGGATTTGGATGCAGTTTGATTCCATATATTATGCATTGTTATTGAGTGCAGCTGCCAGAGCCTTTTAGTTTCATTTTCACTTGGTTTGCTGCGGTTCCCCTCATTGTGTGGATAGCTCTGAATCTAACAAATGCCATAGTAAAAGACTTTGTGATTTTAAAGGTATAGTTTTACTGATATGAACATGAAGGTTGTATTTGATTACTACATGTTACTGACATCTGATTTCTGCAGGGTCCCTGTCCTAACTGTGGTACTGAAAACACCTCTTTCTTTGGGACTATACTGTCAATTTCAAATGGTGGTTCCACAAACACTGTCAAATGCAACAAGTATGTAAATACAACTCATTAACCAATCATCGTTGCTTCATGTGAttcaaattcttatattatttatagtatgaCATTAACCGAAgaattgaatgaaacattttGCCTCAGCTGTGGCACTACAATGGAATATGATTCAACTACAAGATTGATTACATTACCAGAGGGAAGTAACGCCTAAGGGGAGGTGATTCTAGCGATCATTCATAAAAGTTCTTGTGAAAGtgacaaattaatcatttagtAAATTGCCATGTACGTGAGAAAATGGTGTTGGAAGTGATGTTATCACCATCACACACAACTGGTGTCATCTCAATTGTATGTGCCACCATGTACTTGTGAGTATATGGTCTTTGTATACTTGTAAGTAATATGGACTTTGTATAGCATAAACTGGATTGTCTCTGCTTCAAGAGTTGAGTTATGAGGGTGCTTAACACCATCGATCAGATTAACCTACAATAATGTGTGTGTAAGGATTTTTGTTACACACTTGTGcaaaatttttcttctattattgaGGCAAGAACCTGATATgaaaaaagtaatacaattttTCCTAACAGAACCTTTACATTCCCTGGAATATAAACAACAGCAAAGAAAATTGACAATATTTACGCAATTAAAGCTAattcacatatatatatttcttctacTCTATTAGGCTTTCTAAATTGGATGAATACCTTAAATTTTAGGAGGGTAAtggtatctttttattttgaaccGATAAAAACAAGCATTTgtgaattaaaaatgaaaacttttaaaTGAGTTAACATAGTGTTTTGAATTTTACAATCACAAAAttgaacttgtttttttttttcgaattcAATGTTAACcatgaaaaatatgataatacGATAGAATGGGCAACGATAGTAACTTCGGAGTCATatagaaactaaaaaataacaTGATATAACACATCAAAAATTTTATGTTATCCACAGTGAATATTGCTAATATGtgttcttaaaattttttaaaatgccGTAGaacttgtataaaaaaaaatgggctCTTAGCTTAACAAAAAACTGAAGGGGGTTTCTCCCTACACTTCCAAAAGAGTTATACTACACCCCCCTCAAAATTTCCATAGTACCTCTCTGAACCTTTCACTATTCAACggtaaaaaagttaaaaaaaaaaaaattctttgctCTGCTCTGAAGTCATGGGCTGTCATAAATGTCATACACCCAACACCTTTTAACCTCCCTCCTCcactttctcttaattaaaaGAGACTTTTAATCTCACACCCCCAATTTGAAAGCTTCTGCTGCTAGGGGAGACCCTTTGCATCCAAACCCACACCAGCCGTTACACTGAAGAAATCTGCAAGGAAAGGTTCTTTGTTTTTTCCAAGAGTGGTAAGCATTATTCTTCtatttatgattattgtttGAATGTACTTGGAAAtgtgaatgaatataattattgtttcaacatggaaaaaatatatcatgTGTAACATCGTTTATAGCATCGTTTAAGAGGTAGAAGTGAAAAACGAATTTGGGTAGACCGAGTTTCGAAACCCGGTAAAATATTTAACCGGCTTTTTAAACCCGGTAAAAACTTTAACCAACTTTTGTAACCCGATAAACAGATTTGGATTGTGCACCGCTATTTGAATTCCGGTTGTTAAactcaatttttgtttaaagttACCGGCATTCCAATTTCACtagtttactttttttatttattttacatataaaatttaatttcaatttgattaatattatttagttattgtttaattgtttttagaatatattttattaatatttattattttttgaattttaaacttcagcttttatgtatttatttttaatttgttatttttttattcattttattactatttttaattttatttttcatatattttttagttatatattttatagttatttttatttttttaatttttaattaataatgataaacttttatttaaaatatttgcctTTATAATATctagattaattataattacttaaaaaaataacaaataaaaaattattacaaaactaTTTAACGttaaattaaaacgaaattaaattttcaaccaattaataaaattaaaaataaaattataaaacaaatacgttaaataaataaaatattatacttaaAAGCTAACACAACACAACcaacaaaatattcaaaataaataaaaaacatttcacaaaaaaaatcaataaagcaaaataaaaatcgGATTTCGATTTTCggtttttgtaaaataaaattcgtGGTTATCATTACCACTAGAAGTTGGTCTGTgttaaaaacaaattcaaaatgaagaattaaatatttaacaaaatattttatttttagaagttggaaaaaaatagaaattaaataaaatatataatgaatcacaacaaatataaacaatttaaaaatttaacaattgaaCCGTTTTCATGAAAACCAGATATCGATATCCGTTTAATTTGTGAAGTGGATTTCTAAATCCGTTTTTGGGCAACCGAATGTCGAAAGTCGGTGTATGTGTACAAATTTGTTTTCTGGAAAATCGGATGTCAAAATCCGTTTAATTTTTGAATCGAATTTCTAAATACGTTTTTGGGCAGAAGCGAATGTCGAAACACCTAACgtagtaactattttaattacttttacctACTTAAGACATAGGTGAGTCAGAAGGATAAAATGGCTGCCAAAAATACGTTCATcgaaaattagaaatatatttttaatagtgCCGATATTTCACAACTCGTTTCATATGGATCTAACTTAACTCAACTCCACTTGAGGTGTGTCCAACTCATTAAGTTAAAGGTGAACCTTACCCAATTAAGTTCAAGGTAGGTCCGAATCGACTCAATTAAAGGTAGAACTAGCTCAACTTAGCATGACTTGACTTAGTCTAACATGTATCCATTGTGGGCTTAACTTGACTCAACCCAATGTTGGTTTGATTCTACTTGACTTGATGTAGACACAACTCGATCGTGCTTGACATGGGTGTAATGACTTAACTTAATTTGATTGGGCCTTGAGTGAATCATATTTAACTCGGTGTGATGCGCTCAACTCACTTTGGTCTGAGGTGTGCTCAACTCTTCTCAACTTAACCTTTTGTGGGTTTCACTTGACTTTGTTCAATGTTGGCTCAATTAAACTTAGGATGATGCGAATCTTATCAACCTTGGCTTGACTTTGATGTAGCCTGACCTAAACTCAACCCAAACAATCTACTTGACTTGGGTTTGACCCAATCTCGTCTATCTTGACCTAGGACAGACTAACACATACTTATCCATGAGTTGGCCTTGGCCTATAGGGATTtagttatcatttttttatttgtgtggaCTTTCTGCTCAAGTGAACTTTTTTGGGTGGGCCAAATAGACAAGTccaatcttaattttatttgttttcacaactatatcaataaaaattcccatattttgaataaaaaattatctaaatatatatcttaattcaaacaataattatttttacttgataaAATGAAGGTGTTGTTTGAACTTGTCCAATTTTGACGCAAAattttttcattgattaaatataaatatgagtaTGAGTACTATGAGAATGAGGATCGAAATGGAAAAAAAGTATGAATATGTACATATTTGACGTGTCTATATACCCGTCCTTATCCTCatactcatcaattttaaattaccAAAATATTCATAGTTTATTAGTTAATTTAACAAACTTatctacactatttttttttttattcttagtttccttttgtttgaaaattgttattcctttctttcaacaattttttttattacaattattgTTTGACACGTTATAACTCAAATGTCACTCTGAAACattatttatcatgtaaaaaaattatcgtTGTTGGATTAATAGGATTACATGCATACATATTTTAAGTTAGgaaccaaaatatataaaatttttgagcaaatacaaattataatttcatgtttatggtttggattaaaaatatatttaatcctttaaataaatatgaaaagaatacttgtttaatatgaaaagaatacttgtttaatattattataaagaaatttttaatgattGATTAACATAAGCATGCTGATATGTAAAGTGATGCTGATAAACACATGTATTCTTTTAGAAAATCTTACTGTCTAATGAACTTTTAAACAAGTTAGTATCTATTagattttaaa contains:
- the LOC114175653 gene encoding uncharacterized protein LOC114175653 produces the protein MGNSGEVVGKEEVITKLKDDGDFDRLRLKIVRKLKDNEELRQHITSIVKQSVALNRAGAENMKPRQLSDVIYEEVGDKVMGQISDSLWQIIRSGDGMKNEIMETVQSVYDKLANPKGKDEVMLSTSDVMPIQRQGETASATEIDDTLHENEPEEPPGFTLVHNHVNNNNQEDQDKGKVQVQVQGLTVERKEDSHPSQDTLGEDDVDSNAPPGFSMDVEQKPPAECSDEDPDVPPGFG
- the LOC114176562 gene encoding PGR5-like protein 1A, chloroplastic, producing the protein MFTASKLAFILTLPRPCSAPFAPIPSLSPSSSSPSGVHLIHFNGRHSCLRRRLFLLSPKATADQQGKVSEFEEDGNIVDGKILPYCSIDRKEKKSIGELEQDFLQALQSFYYEGKAIMSNEEFDNLKEELMWEGSSVVMLSSDEQKFLEASMAYVSGNPIMTDKEFDELKMRLKIEGSEIVAEGPRCSLRSRKVYSDLSVDYLKMLLLNVPATVIALGLFFFLDDLTGFEITYLLELPEPFSFIFTWFAAVPLIVWIALNLTNAIVKDFVILKGPCPNCGTENTSFFGTILSISNGGSTNTVKCNNCGTTMEYDSTTRLITLPEGSNA